In the Dehalococcoidales bacterium genome, GGGTGGACATTTCGCCTTTTTTATTCATTGTTCGATTTAGTCTCTTTAAGGTCGTTTAGCCTGTAAATATCATTTCGCCATCCGCTCGCCTTGAGCTTGTCGCAAGGTGATGCCGCCTTGATATTATGGTGCGATAGTTTCACCAGGAGCGACGGCTAAACGGCCTCCGCTCCCGCATGATTTTCGGATACCACCTCCGCCCAGGGGAAATGCATCAGCTGCCCCTTCTCCGCCAGCTCCTTGACCCCGTGCGTTAAAGTCCACTTCCCCAGCACCTCCACGATGTGTTCGATATGGCGGTCGCGTTCTGCCCTGTCCCCCCACCTCGCCTCCGCCAGGTCTTCCGCCATGCCCTCGGCGTCGAGCCATTCCGCCAGCGTTTCCCAGTTCAGTTGGAGGGAAAGCAGTATGTAGCCGTCCCGGCAGCGGAAGATATCGAAAGCGTTATTCCAGTGCCGGCTGCCCCGCCGCCCGGACACTATCCCCTGGTAAAAATAGCGCACCGGCACCTGGTCCAGCGTGGCCGCCGCGCATTCCATGATGGAGATATCTATGTGCTGCCCCCGTCCCGTCTCCCGGCGGTGCCGCAGCGCCAGCAAAATCCCGTTAGCCGCGAACAGCCCGGCGGTGTAGTAGGCCTGGCTGCCGTAGAGCTTTAGCGGCGCGTCAGCCTCCCCGGTAACGGACAGCCACCCGCCCATGGCTTGCAGGGTAAGGTCGGACGCTTTAAAATCTTGATACGGCCCCCCCTGCCCGAAAGGCGTAATGGACGCCATGATCAGGCCGGGATTGATTTTCTCCAGGTCTTTATAGCCCAACCCCTTTTCCCCCGGGTACCCCGGCGCGCCGGTCTCTACTAAAATATCGGCGGTCTTGACGGCTTCCCGCAGCGTTTCCGGGCCTACGCGCTTTACCGCCGCCCCCATGCCCGCCAGCGTTTTCACGCAAAGCGTGCCTTTGGCGTCGGTACAATCGAGGATTTTATAGCCGGACAGTGGACCCATGGTTCCCCCTCCCGTATTCACCTCCCCCTGGTAACCGGTAACCGGGAAACAAGTCCCCAAATAATCCTATTATTCAATAATTCAAAAAATAATTATTTGGTTATTGCTACGCCCTCAGCTTCCCCATCGCTTCCCGTATCCTTTTAACGCACCGCTCTTTCCCCATCGCCGTCATCATCTGGAAAAGGGGCGGCGTGGCTGTCTCCCCGCTCACCGCCGTGCGCAGCGCGCTGAAAAGCTGCCCCGCCTTTATCCCCAGCTCCTCCGCCAGGGGGCGGAGCAAAGCCTCCAGCCCGGCGTCATCGTAGGGCTCCAGCTTTTCCAGCCGGGGTAAAGCCGCTTCGAGCGCTTTCAGAGTGCTTTCCGCCGTCATGTTCTTGGCTATCAGCAGCGCCGGGTCGTACTCCAGATTTTCTATAAAAAAGAATTTCACCAGGGCGGGGATTTCGGTGAGTTTCCTGGCCCGCTCCTGTACCAGCGGCAATACTTGGCGCAGGTATGCCGTGTCCAGCGGTCGCGTTATACCGGCCGGCAGGTCTTTTTCCAGGAACGGCATCGCCCGCCTGGTGAAGTCCTCCGCCGTCAGTCCGCGCATGTACACCCCGTTCATCCAGTCCAGCTTCTCCTGGTTGAAAGCGGCCGCCGTCTTTCCCATCCGTTCGATGGAGTAGTTTTCTATCATCTGCTGGCGCGTCATGATTTCCGTCTTGTCGTCCAGCGACCATCCTATCAGCACCAGGAAATTGAACATGGCTTCCGGCAAATAGCCCATATCCCGGTATTGCAGGATGGAAATGGCGCCGCGCCTTTTGCTCAGCTTGGCCCGGTCCGCCCCCACGATTACCGGCATATGGATGTATTCCGGATGGTCATATCCGAACGCCCGGTACATCAGCAGGTGCCGCGGCGTGCTGGATATCCACTCCTCCCCCCGTATCACATGACTTATCTTCATGGCGTGGTCGTCGACGACGTTGGCCAGGTGATAGGTGGGAAAGCCGTCCGACTTCAGCATGATAAAGTCGTCGATGTTCTTGTTCTCAAAGACCACGTCGCCGTAGATAATGTCGTGGAATCCGGACTGCCCCTCGTCCGGCACTTTAAAGCGCACCACCGGCTTGATGCCCTGTGCTTCTCTGGCCGCCCGCTCTTCGGCCGTCAGCTCGCGGCAAAGGCGGTCGTAGCCCGGCGGCTGTTTGCGCGCCTCCTGGTCTTTGCGCATCGCTTCCAGGCGCTCCGGGGAGCAATAGCAGTAATAGGCGTTGCCCTGCGCCACCAGCTTTTCCGCGGCTTCTTTATAGAGGGGCAGCCGCTGGCTCTGTACATAGGGCCCGTAAGGCCCGCCTACGTCCGGCCCCTCATCCCAGTCCAGCCCCAGCCACTTGAGCGCATCCATCATGTACTCTATGGCGCCCTCTTCCTTGCGTTCCGTGTCCGTATCCTCGATGCGGAGGATGAACCGGCCGCCGGTATGCCTGGCCAGCAGATAATCGAAGATTGCCGTGTGGATGTTGCCGGCGTGGACGAAGCCGGTGGGGCTGGGCGCGAAACGGACTCTGACGGGTGCGGTCATGGCTAACCTCTTTTTATGTATATTTCCCCCACCATTCTACCACCCCCCGCGCCGTGATTTCTATTGGTACGCCCTTTTTTGACTTGCCCTTTGGCTTATGTTAAGTTATCATAATGAGACAAATATCATGATTTTTTATCCTCCGGAGCTTTATAATTAATATGAAAAGAAAGTACGGCTCATTTTTATGGCGGGAGGTCAGCCCATGGAAAACGATACAGTTGTAGCCACCGGGAAAAAATCGGTTACCATCGTCGTCAGCCGCACGGTATTTCCGGGACATGAGAGCGACTATGATAGCTGGGTGCGGCAGCTGGTGGCGGCGGCCCGGGAAGCCCCCGGCAATATCGGGGTGACCCTGCTTATCCCGGAGCCGGGTAAAACGGGGCTGCACCATCTCGTCATGCAGTTCGCGGACGAAAAGTCCATGCACATCTGGGAGACCTCTTACGTGCGCCAGAAGCTCACCCACGAGGCGGACGCCTTCTCCCGCTCCGTGCGCCAGATGGCCACCGGGCTGGAAACGTGGTTCTCTATCCCGGAATGCCCGGAGCTGGAAACGCCTCCCCGCTGGAAAATGTCCATCGTGACCTTTCTGGCGGTTTACGTGCTGTCCATCATCATCGTGCCGCTGCTGGGCTGGATCTTCGATATCAATTTCTACATAGAAAGTATTTTAGTGGCCGGGCTGCTGGTGGTTATCCTCTCCTACGCCGTGATGCCGGTCTTGAGCCGCTATGTCTTCCGCAAGTGGCTGTATAAGAGATAGACCTGACCCTCATTGTCATGCTGAATGCAGCGAAGAATCCGCCATTCTCCCCTTCCCCCCTCGCCCTCTCTGTCAACGGAGAGGGCGACACAGAGGGGTGAGTTCCGTTACATCCCCTCATACCTCCGCCATAAAACACACTACCCGGTTTTCTAATCCCCTATCGTCCCTCTCCTTGCCAGCGGGGAGAGGACAAGCGGAAGAGGGGTGAGTTCCGTTACATCCCCTCATACCTCCGCCATAAAACACACTACCCGGTTTTCTAATCCCCTATCGTCCCTCTCCTTGCCAGCGGGGAGAGGACAAGCGGAAGAGGGGTGAGTTCCGCTGCACCTTCTCATACCTCCGCTTAAAACACGCTGACCCGGTTTTCTAATCCCCTATCGTCCCTCTCCTTGCCAGCGGGGAGAGGGATAAGAGGGAAAGGGGTGAGTTCCCCCCGGAATTAATAGCCTGTTTATTTCCTCCGCCACTATTTTTACGTTATTTTTACGCATCCCGTTGTAAACTTCACCACTTGTTTGCTGATAGCTCAGGCCTGCGGTGTAATATTACGGATAAAATAACCGGCTGCCGCAACGGCTTTTGAGTAATATCAGGAGAAGAAGAAATATGAGTACCGGCAAAAAGACGCGCCGCGGCGAAAAAGGCCCCCTGGTCGAGCTGCTTATCGTGTTTACCCTGCTGGGCGTCCTGGCGGCTATCATGATACCCAGCGTGGCGGGGATGGTGGGCTACGGCCACGAGCAGAGCGACGCGGCGGAGCTTTCCATCGTGCAGACGGCCATGGACGCCATGATGGCCAAGGAAAATGTCAGCACCGTTACCGTGACTACCAACACCTCTAACATGGAGGCCTTCCCGGCGGGCAATCCGCTTTACCCCGGCTACCTGAGAACGGCTAACACCCAGGGCAGCTACACCACGGATAACGTCGGCCTGGTCTCGCTGGTATCCACCGGCTACCCGGACTAGCCATAGCAGTAGCTAATAACGGGTATTCTGCGGCGGTCCGGGTGAGGGTCGGCGCGATTTCCCCGCCCCCGGCCAGGCAGGATACCCGTTTAGTCTCTCTGGCCGAATATCCCGCTGCCGATTCTGACGATGTTGGCACCTTCCTCGATAGCGACCTTATAGGAGTCCGTCATCCCCATGGAAAGGTACTGCATGGTGACGCCGGGTATATTTAGACTTTTCAGTCGGTCGAATACTTCCCGCGTTGTCGCGAAGTAAGCCCGCGATTCTTCCGCCCCGCCCGTCAGCGCCCCCATGGTCATTAGCCCCGCCACCCGGATATTTTTTAGTTCCGCTATGGCCGTTATCAGCTTTTCGGCGTCTTCCGGGTTCACGCCCGCTTTCTGCGCCTCCCGCCCGCTGTTCACCTCGATGAGCACCGGCATTACCTTGCCCGTCTGGCCGCACCTCTGGTCTATCTCCGCCGCTAGCTCCAGGGAGTCCACCGTCTCTATCATGTCGCAGATGGCCACCGCTTTTTTTACCTTGTTCTTTTGCAGGTGCCCTATAAAGTGCCACCGTGCTTTGCCCCCCACCTCTCCGTAAGCCCTTTCCGCCTCCTGCACGTAGTTCTCCCCTATTATCCCCACCCCGGCGTTCACCGCTTCCATGATTTCCTGCGGCGTCCTGGACTTGGCGGCCGCCACCAGCTCCACCCCGGCCGGCAGCCCGGACAGTATCTGCTTCACCTTCTCCGTTATGTTCATGTAAGCTGTTGCGCCTCCGCTTTATTTTACCGTATGCGGCAGGCATAACCAAGCGGCCGACCGGGGTTTTTTCTGGTTCGGTCAGGATACCGTGCTTGATAGACTCGTACTTTACATGTTAAAAAAGAGGCTGGGGAGCGAGATGTACCCCGCGACCAAATACCAACCAAACCCGGTCAAATACGGAACTCCCTTGACACTCAACTATTTTGGGATATTTTATTCTTGAACACGACAAATTGAAGCGCGTGTTAAAAAAGGAGTAGCTTGACGGAGAGGGTCGCCAGACCCTCTCTACTAAATCTCCCCTCTCCAAACATTTGCTCTCCGGCTTAACACCTGACCCGTTTGGAGAGGGGCCGGGGGTGAGGCATGTGCCGGGGAAAATGGTCATAACTTAAAAAAAGACACGCGTTTCCCCGAACTGTATAACCGGGAAAAACGGTGCTGTGGTACGGGGCAAAGGCGGGGTGTCCTGAGCTTAAGAGGACACCATCTGTCTTTTCTTTTTTCTTTCCGTTCCGGCCAGATCTTCCTTGATGGAGAGGGACATGGAATTGAGCTTGGCGGCATCGGTAAATTTCCTTTGCGCGGCCAGCTCTTCCTGGGCGGTGATGCGTATCACCCGTATGTCCGCCAGTACTTTCTGGATTTCTTCGCTGGCCTGGCGGATTAGCTCTTCTATCTCCCGCTGCGTTTCCAGCCGGGAGTGGAGTATCAGCTGGTGGGCTTCGCTGCGCGCCCGGGTGGCCGTGTCTTGTTGGAACCTTAAAGCGTCCGCCCTCATCTTGCGGATTTCATCCCGCTCCTGCTGGGCGCTGATTTTTATCCGCCGCACGGCCTGGGCCGCTTCTTTCAGGCTGGAAAAGTCGTCTTTGATGGTGCTGGCGGCTGGGCGCGCTGCGCCGGGGAGCATGCTCTGCGGTCTCACCGTTTTGTTTACCGGCGCCGGCCGGTTCAGGGACGGTAGCAGCGCGGGTGGCTTCGGCGCTGCCGCTTTCGGCGTCGCGGCTTTGGCGCTGTTGTCCCCCCCGCCGGGTGCCCCTTTTATCGGCGCGGTATTGGCTTTAATCGGCATATTTTTCATTTTAACCCCTTAAAACACGGACAATCGGTCTCCAGTTAGATACTACATCCTGCCCCGGTAAAAAAAGATATGGATGTCCCCTAATGTGGCTGGGTGTGTCCCCCCAACTTTCCCGCCCCCCGGGGCCGCTGTGCCGGATGGGCTTTCTATGCTACAATTAAGGCATCCGTGGTACTTTCTTATCAGGAGGTCTTGCTTTGTCTTCCGTTGAGTATCTGGGTAT is a window encoding:
- the gltX gene encoding glutamate--tRNA ligase, giving the protein MTAPVRVRFAPSPTGFVHAGNIHTAIFDYLLARHTGGRFILRIEDTDTERKEEGAIEYMMDALKWLGLDWDEGPDVGGPYGPYVQSQRLPLYKEAAEKLVAQGNAYYCYCSPERLEAMRKDQEARKQPPGYDRLCRELTAEERAAREAQGIKPVVRFKVPDEGQSGFHDIIYGDVVFENKNIDDFIMLKSDGFPTYHLANVVDDHAMKISHVIRGEEWISSTPRHLLMYRAFGYDHPEYIHMPVIVGADRAKLSKRRGAISILQYRDMGYLPEAMFNFLVLIGWSLDDKTEIMTRQQMIENYSIERMGKTAAAFNQEKLDWMNGVYMRGLTAEDFTRRAMPFLEKDLPAGITRPLDTAYLRQVLPLVQERARKLTEIPALVKFFFIENLEYDPALLIAKNMTAESTLKALEAALPRLEKLEPYDDAGLEALLRPLAEELGIKAGQLFSALRTAVSGETATPPLFQMMTAMGKERCVKRIREAMGKLRA
- a CDS encoding CoA transferase yields the protein MGPLSGYKILDCTDAKGTLCVKTLAGMGAAVKRVGPETLREAVKTADILVETGAPGYPGEKGLGYKDLEKINPGLIMASITPFGQGGPYQDFKASDLTLQAMGGWLSVTGEADAPLKLYGSQAYYTAGLFAANGILLALRHRRETGRGQHIDISIMECAAATLDQVPVRYFYQGIVSGRRGSRHWNNAFDIFRCRDGYILLSLQLNWETLAEWLDAEGMAEDLAEARWGDRAERDRHIEHIVEVLGKWTLTHGVKELAEKGQLMHFPWAEVVSENHAGAEAV
- a CDS encoding type II secretion system protein, with translation MSTGKKTRRGEKGPLVELLIVFTLLGVLAAIMIPSVAGMVGYGHEQSDAAELSIVQTAMDAMMAKENVSTVTVTTNTSNMEAFPAGNPLYPGYLRTANTQGSYTTDNVGLVSLVSTGYPD
- a CDS encoding YggS family pyridoxal phosphate-dependent enzyme, giving the protein MNITEKVKQILSGLPAGVELVAAAKSRTPQEIMEAVNAGVGIIGENYVQEAERAYGEVGGKARWHFIGHLQKNKVKKAVAICDMIETVDSLELAAEIDQRCGQTGKVMPVLIEVNSGREAQKAGVNPEDAEKLITAIAELKNIRVAGLMTMGALTGGAEESRAYFATTREVFDRLKSLNIPGVTMQYLSMGMTDSYKVAIEEGANIVRIGSGIFGQRD